One window of Desulfarculus baarsii DSM 2075 genomic DNA carries:
- a CDS encoding glycogen synthase, giving the protein MHILFLSPEVWPFIHVSGLSEVSHDLPLALGALGHQVSVITPKGRLTPEVEAGLEKLDLLIQVPISYTMHAAEVYRRHMGPGVDVYLIEHESLFDRDGLYGNEFGDYQDNAERFIFFSRACLELALAMDWRPDVLHANDWTTGLTPLYLKTLYADRPHFKAAASLMTVHNLGKQGVFWHYDMPLTGLGWECFVPEMVEFYGKINFLKAGLVSADKLSTVSPRYAREILGADLGLGLEGVLNFRQDDLTAILSGIDYATWDPASDRHLARNYDHHDLEGRQACQDDLRAAFGLDRLARRPIVAVVGALVERKGLDLICESIDAIIGLGLDLVVSGSGSDQYHEILDAASQRLPGRLGLKLGYELALAHKVMAGADMVLLPSRYEPCGLHQMHAMRYGAVPVARATGGLDDTVDEGQPPGEGTGFKFEPYSTEAMLEALGRALAAHGDPDVWRPIMQNGMGRDFSWRSAVARYDDLYRQAIAKRRGARGA; this is encoded by the coding sequence ATGCATATTCTATTCTTGTCGCCCGAAGTCTGGCCGTTCATCCACGTCAGCGGCTTGTCCGAGGTCTCCCACGACCTGCCGCTGGCCCTGGGCGCGCTGGGACACCAGGTCTCGGTGATCACGCCCAAGGGCCGCCTGACGCCCGAGGTCGAGGCCGGCCTGGAAAAGCTCGACCTGCTCATCCAAGTGCCCATATCATACACCATGCACGCGGCAGAGGTTTATCGCCGCCACATGGGCCCGGGCGTGGACGTCTACCTCATCGAGCACGAAAGCCTGTTTGACCGCGACGGCCTCTATGGCAACGAGTTCGGCGACTATCAAGACAACGCCGAGCGCTTTATTTTCTTCAGCCGCGCCTGCCTGGAGCTGGCCTTGGCCATGGACTGGCGGCCCGATGTGCTCCACGCCAACGACTGGACCACCGGCCTGACGCCGCTCTACCTCAAGACGCTCTACGCCGACCGCCCGCATTTCAAGGCCGCCGCCAGCCTGATGACCGTGCACAACCTGGGCAAGCAGGGCGTATTCTGGCATTATGACATGCCGCTGACCGGCCTGGGCTGGGAATGCTTCGTGCCCGAGATGGTCGAGTTTTACGGCAAGATCAACTTCCTAAAGGCCGGCCTGGTCTCGGCCGACAAGCTCTCCACCGTCTCGCCGCGCTACGCCCGCGAGATCCTGGGCGCGGACCTGGGCTTGGGCCTGGAGGGCGTGCTCAACTTCCGCCAGGATGACCTGACGGCCATTCTGAGCGGCATCGACTACGCCACCTGGGATCCGGCCAGCGATCGGCATCTGGCGCGCAACTACGATCACCACGACCTGGAGGGCCGTCAGGCCTGCCAGGACGACCTGCGGGCCGCCTTTGGCCTGGATCGACTGGCCCGGCGGCCCATCGTGGCCGTGGTCGGGGCCCTGGTCGAGCGCAAGGGCCTGGACCTGATCTGCGAAAGCATCGACGCCATCATCGGCCTGGGCCTGGATCTGGTCGTCAGCGGCTCGGGCAGCGACCAATACCACGAGATCCTCGACGCCGCCAGCCAGCGCCTGCCCGGCCGCCTGGGCCTCAAGCTGGGCTACGAACTGGCCTTGGCCCACAAAGTCATGGCCGGGGCCGACATGGTGCTCTTGCCCAGCCGCTACGAGCCCTGCGGCCTGCACCAGATGCACGCCATGCGTTACGGCGCCGTGCCGGTGGCCCGGGCCACCGGCGGCCTGGACGACACCGTCGACGAGGGCCAGCCGCCGGGCGAGGGCACGGGCTTCAAGTTCGAGCCCTACTCCACCGAAGCCATGCTCGAGGCCCTGGGCCGGGCCTTGGCCGCCCACGGCGACCCCGACGTCTGGCGGCCAATCATGCAAAACGGCATGGGCCGAGACTTTTCGTGGCGTTCGGCGGTGGCCCGCTACGACGATCTTTATCGACAGGCCATCGCCAAGCGCCGCGGCGCGCGGGGGGCCTGA
- a CDS encoding sensor histidine kinase, whose translation MAWTLALPALAVAVLALGGEERLGQAVEPFLARLGLARGVFWLGLAGVLAALGAALGGAAWLKRLARQEDQILDSCRRMALGEPGPPEVDLAAGGELARIGLAIQIMREALLEQQSHYQRFFDAAHDMFISISPAGGRVLDANPAFLARLGLGREQVLGRKVGDFVRLDTDWAQAMAKPGQLISGHLHTPKGVLLTEISLSLETGPGGQPWFLGAIVRDVTERERLAGELLRKTRALEMALEEIRSVEKLKDEFLTTLSHELKTPLVSLKGFLQLLLRGAASPEESQAHLEVCWRNLLKLEQQINNLLDLARLSQSKEHFRLAPVDLVKLLGTECENLRPTAEESNVSLSVDETPLEGAVVLGNAEKLIQLLDNLIVNAIKYNKKGGQVHLSVERGDGRVTLAVRDSGVGIAREHMASIFNKFYRADITGTGRLEGLGIGLALVQEIVKLHGGDIAVQSELGKGTTFTVTLETIS comes from the coding sequence GTGGCCTGGACGCTGGCCCTGCCGGCCCTGGCGGTGGCCGTGCTGGCCCTGGGTGGCGAGGAACGGCTCGGCCAGGCCGTGGAGCCGTTTTTGGCTCGACTGGGGCTTGCGCGGGGGGTGTTTTGGCTCGGGCTGGCCGGGGTGTTGGCCGCCCTCGGCGCGGCCCTGGGCGGGGCCGCCTGGCTGAAGCGGCTGGCCCGCCAGGAAGACCAGATCCTCGACTCGTGCCGGCGCATGGCCCTGGGCGAACCAGGGCCGCCCGAGGTGGACCTGGCCGCCGGCGGCGAGTTGGCGCGCATCGGCCTGGCCATCCAGATCATGCGTGAGGCCCTGTTGGAACAGCAGAGCCACTACCAGCGTTTTTTCGACGCGGCCCACGACATGTTCATCTCCATCTCTCCGGCCGGCGGCCGCGTCCTCGACGCCAACCCGGCCTTTCTGGCCCGCCTGGGCCTGGGGCGCGAGCAGGTTCTGGGCCGCAAGGTCGGTGATTTCGTGCGCCTGGACACCGATTGGGCCCAGGCCATGGCCAAACCGGGCCAACTGATCAGCGGCCATCTGCACACGCCCAAGGGCGTGCTGTTGACCGAAATCAGCCTTTCGCTGGAGACCGGCCCCGGCGGCCAGCCGTGGTTTTTGGGGGCCATCGTCCGCGACGTCACCGAGCGCGAACGCCTGGCCGGCGAGTTGCTGCGCAAGACCAGGGCCCTGGAAATGGCCTTGGAGGAGATTCGTAGCGTGGAAAAATTGAAAGACGAATTCCTGACCACCCTCAGCCACGAGTTGAAGACGCCCCTGGTCTCGCTGAAGGGCTTTTTGCAGTTGCTGTTGCGCGGGGCGGCCTCGCCCGAGGAAAGCCAGGCCCATCTGGAGGTCTGCTGGCGCAACCTGCTCAAACTGGAGCAGCAAATCAACAACCTGCTGGATTTGGCCCGCCTCAGCCAGTCAAAGGAGCATTTCAGACTGGCGCCGGTGGACTTGGTCAAGCTGCTGGGCACCGAATGCGAAAATCTGCGCCCCACGGCCGAGGAAAGCAACGTCAGCTTGAGCGTGGACGAAACGCCCCTCGAAGGGGCCGTGGTCCTGGGCAACGCCGAAAAACTGATTCAACTGCTTGACAACCTGATCGTCAACGCCATCAAATATAACAAGAAGGGCGGCCAAGTCCACTTGAGCGTCGAACGGGGGGATGGGCGAGTGACGCTTGCGGTGCGAGACTCCGGCGTGGGCATAGCCCGCGAACACATGGCCAGCATTTTCAACAAGTTTTACCGCGCCGACATCACCGGTACAGGCCGCTTGGAGGGCCTGGGGATCGGCTTGGCCCTTGTGCAGGAGATCGTCAAACTGCACGGCGGCGACATCGCCGTGCAGAGCGAACTGGGCAAGGGCACGACTTTCACCGTGACTTTGGAGACGATCAGTTGA
- a CDS encoding response regulator, with translation MTPAPPLVMLLEDDPDTSSLYQNVLRREGLRVVRFDTGHKASNWLAEPENRPDLMIIDVRLPDGSGVEICRRICQAADRAPGAPVLMLSAHTDPRLPELCKQAGAREFLDKLVDLDQFRRTVHQLLSAGERAEFLA, from the coding sequence TTGACCCCTGCCCCACCGTTGGTCATGCTCCTCGAGGACGACCCCGACACTTCCAGTCTTTATCAAAACGTGCTGCGCCGCGAGGGCTTGCGGGTGGTGCGCTTCGACACCGGCCACAAGGCCAGCAACTGGCTGGCCGAACCGGAAAACCGGCCCGACCTGATGATCATCGACGTGCGCCTGCCCGACGGCAGCGGCGTGGAGATCTGTCGGCGCATCTGCCAGGCCGCCGATCGCGCCCCCGGCGCGCCGGTGCTGATGCTCAGCGCCCATACCGACCCGCGCCTGCCCGAACTGTGCAAGCAGGCCGGCGCGCGGGAGTTCCTGGACAAGCTGGTCGACCTGGACCAATTCCGGCGGACGGTCCACCAACTGCTGAGCGCCGGCGAGCGGGCCGAATTTCTGGCATAA
- a CDS encoding O-acetyl-ADP-ribose deacetylase: MTTSQQIGPTRLDLLLGDITTQVVDAIVNAANSRLAGGGGVDGAIHRAGGPAIMEECRRIGHCPTGQAVATTGGLLAVKKVIHTVGPIYSGAPADAALLADCYRNSLALAARLSLRTVAFASISTGVYGYPVDDAAKIAIATVRQSVRANPAAFDEVRFVLFNERVLAAFAAALAG, encoded by the coding sequence ATGACCACCAGCCAGCAAATCGGCCCGACGCGGCTGGACCTGCTGCTTGGCGACATCACCACCCAGGTCGTCGACGCCATCGTCAACGCCGCCAACAGCCGCCTGGCCGGCGGCGGCGGGGTCGACGGGGCCATCCACCGCGCCGGCGGACCGGCGATCATGGAAGAATGCCGCCGCATCGGCCACTGCCCCACCGGCCAGGCCGTGGCCACCACCGGCGGCTTGCTGGCGGTGAAAAAAGTCATTCACACCGTGGGGCCAATTTATAGCGGCGCGCCGGCCGACGCCGCGCTTTTGGCCGACTGCTATCGCAACTCGCTGGCGCTGGCGGCGCGCTTGAGCCTGCGCACGGTGGCCTTTGCCAGCATTTCGACGGGCGTGTATGGCTATCCTGTTGATGATGCGGCGAAAATAGCCATCGCCACCGTGCGGCAGAGTGTGCGGGCCAATCCAGCGGCCTTTGACGAAGTGCGCTTCGTGCTCTTCAATGAGCGGGTGCTGGCGGCCTTCGCGGCGGCGCTGGCGGGATAA
- the mltA gene encoding murein transglycosylase A, with translation MFLLALTMIGCAKPEPPAPPPAPKPAQPPAMSLERVPPGQWPLLIDDTDAASLREACQGSLRYLAALPPERPLNLGGLQLTAEELAQALRELQDIVTRAYDPARRTALIQERFDLWRSIGSDGQGGVLFTGYYEPIMAARHRPDATYDQPIYGVPPGLLTINLQDFRADLPDRKLVGMVDGNRVVPFHDREAIDFDGALVGKAPILGYAAEPVEVFFLHIQGSGQLVFEDGQRLRVGYAAVNGHPYRAIGRLLLDEGAMEPHRMSKQGIQRYLAAHPEKLRRVLSYNPSYVFFRPLETTGGPLGCYGIGLTGGRSIATDRRIFGAPAMAYVETTVTRADGGQSIMRRFMMNQDTGGAIRGPGRVDVFFGTGDMPGRVAGRMKNPGRLYFLLPKQTGARP, from the coding sequence TTGTTTTTGTTGGCGTTGACCATGATCGGCTGCGCCAAACCCGAGCCGCCCGCGCCGCCGCCGGCCCCCAAGCCGGCCCAGCCGCCGGCCATGTCCCTGGAGCGCGTGCCGCCGGGCCAGTGGCCGCTGTTGATCGATGACACGGACGCGGCCAGCCTGCGTGAGGCCTGCCAGGGCTCGTTGCGCTATCTGGCGGCTTTGCCGCCCGAGCGCCCCTTGAACCTGGGCGGTCTGCAACTGACGGCGGAGGAACTGGCCCAGGCCCTGCGGGAGCTGCAAGACATCGTCACCCGGGCCTACGACCCGGCCCGGCGCACGGCCTTGATCCAAGAGCGCTTCGACCTGTGGCGCTCCATCGGCTCCGACGGCCAGGGCGGCGTGCTCTTCACCGGCTATTACGAGCCGATCATGGCCGCCCGTCATCGACCCGACGCCACCTACGATCAGCCCATCTACGGCGTGCCGCCGGGGCTGCTGACCATCAACTTGCAGGATTTTCGCGCCGATCTGCCCGATCGCAAGCTGGTGGGCATGGTCGACGGCAACCGCGTGGTGCCTTTCCACGACCGTGAAGCCATCGACTTCGATGGCGCGCTGGTCGGCAAGGCCCCGATCCTGGGCTACGCCGCCGAGCCGGTGGAGGTGTTCTTTCTGCACATTCAGGGCTCGGGGCAGCTTGTCTTCGAGGACGGCCAGCGCCTGCGCGTGGGCTACGCGGCGGTCAACGGCCATCCTTACCGGGCCATCGGCCGGCTGTTGCTGGACGAAGGGGCCATGGAGCCCCACCGCATGTCCAAGCAGGGCATCCAGCGCTATCTGGCCGCGCACCCCGAGAAGCTGCGCCGCGTGCTCAGCTACAACCCCTCGTATGTGTTTTTCCGGCCGCTGGAGACCACGGGCGGGCCGCTGGGCTGCTACGGCATCGGCCTGACCGGCGGCCGCAGCATCGCCACCGACCGGCGCATCTTTGGCGCGCCGGCCATGGCCTACGTCGAGACCACCGTCACCAGGGCCGATGGCGGCCAGAGCATCATGCGCCGTTTCATGATGAACCAGGACACCGGCGGGGCCATCCGCGGACCGGGCCGGGTGGACGTCTTTTTCGGCACCGGCGATATGCCCGGCCGGGTGGCCGGCCGCATGAAAAATCCCGGCCGGCTATATTTTCTGCTGCCCAAACAGACGGGAGCGCGGCCATGA
- a CDS encoding damage-control phosphatase ARMT1 family protein — protein sequence MSFIPGPECVPCLDGLARAVLAGCGLLPGAAKTGPLAARLDEVIADGLARGHSPALIASRFLALARRESGVDDPFAAKKRQDMAAARRAAAGLGPLPATLAAVARAAILGNALDHFTGPGQDGPWRGGLGELRLGVDDLAQAEALLRPGALVAILADNCGEQAFDRPLVGHLLGRGCQVAYVVKSAPAQNDLTLDDLRHAGEDYGLGRIVGTGSAQVGLDPREVSAEIGALLARADLVIAKGMGHYETLRPAAGLWPHGGPPRPLLLLFLAKCAPVARSLDLAPGQGVALLIPPAEV from the coding sequence GTGAGCTTTATCCCCGGCCCGGAGTGCGTCCCCTGCCTGGACGGCCTGGCGCGGGCCGTCTTGGCCGGCTGCGGCCTTTTGCCCGGCGCGGCCAAGACCGGACCATTGGCGGCGCGCCTGGATGAGGTGATCGCCGACGGCCTGGCGCGGGGCCATTCGCCGGCGCTGATCGCCAGCCGCTTTTTGGCCCTGGCCCGGCGCGAGAGCGGCGTGGACGACCCCTTTGCCGCAAAAAAACGCCAAGACATGGCCGCCGCTCGTCGGGCCGCCGCCGGCTTGGGGCCCTTGCCCGCCACCTTGGCGGCCGTGGCCCGGGCGGCGATTCTGGGCAACGCCCTGGATCACTTCACCGGGCCGGGCCAGGATGGCCCGTGGCGCGGCGGCCTGGGCGAGCTGCGCCTGGGCGTCGATGATCTGGCCCAAGCCGAGGCCCTGTTACGGCCGGGTGCGCTGGTGGCGATCTTGGCCGACAACTGCGGTGAGCAGGCCTTTGACCGGCCGCTGGTCGGGCATCTGCTGGGCCGGGGCTGCCAGGTGGCCTACGTGGTCAAATCGGCCCCGGCGCAAAATGATTTGACACTGGACGACCTGCGCCACGCGGGCGAAGATTACGGCCTGGGACGGATCGTGGGCACGGGCTCGGCCCAGGTCGGCCTGGACCCGCGAGAGGTTTCGGCCGAGATCGGCGCGCTTTTGGCGCGGGCCGACCTTGTCATCGCCAAGGGCATGGGGCATTATGAAACCTTGAGGCCGGCGGCGGGGTTGTGGCCCCACGGCGGGCCGCCGCGGCCGCTGTTGCTTTTGTTTCTGGCCAAGTGCGCGCCGGTGGCCCGCAGCCTGGACCTGGCGCCTGGCCAGGGCGTGGCCCTGCTGATCCCGCCGGCCGAGGTTTGA
- a CDS encoding DEAD/DEAH box helicase: MKSKIHSFVDALPGLLKGAAQVSHVQLVPPRAAAFAELDPPLAAPLARAVASLGVERLYDHQARAIALARQGRDVVVATPTASGKSLVYALPALERLLAEPRAKALFLFPLKALEQDQLAAMNELAFRAGLGAPAAVYDGDTPQGQRRKMRENPPAIIISNPDMVHAGICAYPQAWSAFLGDLRLIVIDEVHAYRGVFGCHVAQVLRRLTRLAALRGARPSFVLCSATIANPGQHAQALTSRPFADDQVLDFCGAPAAGRWFALVNPVGAASTTASHLLSTAVRQGLSTICFTKSRIHTELIHSWVTRGRADLRASVAGYRAGFLPEERRRIERDLASGRLAGVVSTSALEMGIDIGGLDLCILVGYPGSQMNTWQRGGRVGRAGRESAVIVVAGPDALDQYFVKHPTELLGRPVEAATLDPDNQDIVAQHLLCAAAEEPLDLDDRFFRLERHAEAVAKLSAAGELLLDAQGRRYFPARQRPQRQVDLRGAGQSFAIVDQAGKVIGSIDGARAFKEGHPGAVYLHQTRSYEVTDLELVDHKIIARPRQVDYYTRARSEKETEILEETGRRPVANFLLRQGRLRVSETIVGYERRRISGQDLLGVYPLDLPPLVFETHGLWIDIEDSLRRLIETRGLHFMGAIHALEHAAIAMFPLFALCDRGDVGGISIPLHPQTGKAAVFIYDGVAGGVGLARRCFEVIEELLQRVVELLTDCPCQDGCPACVYSPKCGSGNKPLDKAGALLLCRALLGQEDIAALPAPHPAPPAIVARPAAPDGAMRYGVLDLETQRLAEEVGGWANTHLMRVSVAVLYDSQADSFEAFGEKDIARLLRRLTELELIVGFNILRFDYGVLGAYSAMDLARLPTLDLLADLHQALGHRLSLQALGEATLGAGKGADGLQAVQWWRQGQLTELTDYCRQDVALTRDLFLFGQERGHLLFERKGQGLLRAPVDWSWPSLRRRFP, from the coding sequence ATGAAGTCAAAGATTCACAGTTTCGTGGACGCCTTGCCGGGGCTTTTGAAGGGCGCGGCCCAGGTGTCCCACGTCCAGTTGGTCCCGCCGCGAGCGGCGGCCTTTGCCGAACTCGATCCGCCCCTGGCCGCGCCGCTGGCCAGGGCCGTGGCCAGCCTTGGCGTCGAGCGGCTCTACGACCACCAGGCCCGGGCCATCGCCCTGGCCCGCCAGGGCCGCGACGTGGTGGTGGCCACGCCCACGGCCTCGGGCAAGAGCCTGGTCTACGCCTTGCCGGCCCTGGAGCGGCTCTTGGCCGAGCCACGGGCCAAGGCCTTGTTTTTGTTTCCGCTGAAGGCCCTGGAGCAAGACCAGCTCGCGGCCATGAACGAGCTGGCTTTTCGCGCCGGGCTGGGCGCGCCGGCGGCGGTCTACGACGGCGACACCCCCCAGGGCCAGCGCCGCAAGATGCGCGAAAATCCGCCGGCGATCATCATCTCCAACCCCGACATGGTCCACGCCGGCATCTGCGCCTATCCCCAGGCCTGGAGCGCCTTTCTGGGGGATCTGCGCCTGATCGTCATCGACGAGGTGCACGCCTATCGCGGCGTGTTCGGCTGCCACGTGGCCCAGGTGCTGCGACGGCTGACGCGCCTGGCCGCCCTGCGCGGGGCCCGGCCCTCGTTCGTGCTGTGTTCGGCCACCATCGCCAACCCCGGCCAACACGCCCAGGCCCTGACCAGCCGGCCTTTCGCCGATGATCAGGTGCTGGATTTCTGCGGCGCGCCGGCCGCCGGCCGCTGGTTCGCCCTGGTCAACCCCGTGGGCGCGGCCAGCACCACGGCCAGCCATCTGCTGTCGACGGCCGTGCGCCAGGGTTTGTCCACGATCTGCTTCACCAAAAGCCGCATCCACACCGAGCTGATTCATTCGTGGGTCACCCGCGGCCGGGCCGATCTGCGCGCCTCGGTGGCCGGCTATCGCGCCGGCTTTTTGCCCGAGGAGCGCCGGCGCATCGAGCGCGACCTGGCCAGCGGTCGTCTGGCCGGCGTGGTCAGCACCAGCGCCCTGGAGATGGGCATCGACATCGGCGGGCTGGATCTGTGCATTTTGGTGGGCTACCCCGGCAGCCAGATGAACACCTGGCAGCGCGGCGGCCGGGTGGGCCGGGCCGGACGCGAGAGCGCGGTGATCGTGGTGGCCGGGCCCGACGCCCTGGATCAATACTTCGTCAAACACCCCACGGAGCTGCTGGGCCGACCGGTCGAGGCGGCCACCCTCGACCCCGACAACCAAGACATCGTGGCCCAACACCTGCTGTGCGCCGCCGCCGAGGAGCCCCTGGACCTGGACGACCGCTTTTTTCGGCTGGAGCGCCACGCCGAGGCCGTGGCCAAACTGAGCGCCGCCGGCGAACTGCTGCTCGACGCCCAGGGCCGGCGCTATTTTCCCGCCCGCCAGCGGCCCCAGCGCCAGGTCGATCTGCGCGGGGCCGGCCAGAGCTTCGCCATCGTCGACCAGGCCGGCAAGGTCATCGGCTCCATCGATGGCGCGCGGGCCTTCAAGGAAGGGCATCCCGGGGCGGTCTACCTGCACCAGACCCGCTCCTACGAGGTGACCGACCTGGAGTTGGTCGATCACAAGATCATCGCCCGGCCGCGTCAGGTAGATTATTACACCCGCGCCCGTTCGGAAAAAGAGACCGAGATCCTGGAGGAGACCGGCCGCCGGCCCGTGGCCAACTTTTTGCTGCGCCAGGGCCGCCTGCGCGTGAGCGAGACCATCGTCGGCTATGAACGCCGGCGCATCTCGGGCCAGGATCTGCTGGGCGTCTATCCCCTGGATCTGCCGCCGCTGGTCTTCGAGACCCACGGCCTGTGGATCGACATCGAAGACTCCCTGCGCCGCCTGATCGAGACCAGGGGCCTGCACTTCATGGGGGCCATCCACGCCCTGGAACACGCGGCCATCGCCATGTTTCCGCTGTTTGCCCTGTGCGACCGGGGCGACGTGGGCGGCATATCGATCCCCCTGCACCCCCAGACGGGCAAGGCGGCGGTGTTCATCTACGACGGCGTGGCCGGCGGGGTGGGCCTGGCTCGGCGCTGCTTCGAGGTGATCGAGGAACTGTTGCAACGGGTGGTGGAGTTGTTGACCGACTGCCCCTGCCAGGATGGCTGCCCGGCCTGCGTTTATTCGCCAAAATGCGGCTCGGGCAACAAGCCCCTGGACAAGGCCGGGGCCCTGCTGCTGTGCCGGGCCCTGCTGGGTCAGGAGGACATCGCCGCCTTGCCCGCGCCCCATCCCGCGCCGCCGGCCATCGTGGCCAGGCCCGCCGCGCCCGACGGGGCCATGCGCTATGGCGTGCTGGACCTGGAGACCCAGCGCCTGGCCGAGGAAGTGGGCGGCTGGGCCAACACCCATCTGATGCGCGTGAGCGTGGCCGTGCTCTACGACAGCCAGGCTGATTCCTTCGAGGCCTTTGGCGAAAAGGACATCGCCCGCCTGCTGCGGCGCTTGACCGAGCTGGAGCTGATCGTCGGCTTCAACATCCTGCGCTTTGACTACGGCGTGCTGGGGGCCTACAGCGCCATGGACCTGGCCCGGCTGCCCACCTTGGACCTGCTGGCCGATCTGCATCAGGCCTTGGGCCATCGCCTCAGCCTGCAAGCCCTGGGCGAGGCCACGCTGGGCGCGGGCAAGGGCGCCGATGGCCTCCAGGCCGTGCAGTGGTGGCGGCAGGGCCAGTTGACGGAGCTGACCGACTATTGCCGCCAGGACGTGGCGCTGACGCGCGATCTGTTTTTGTTTGGCCAGGAGCGGGGGCATCTGCTCTTCGAGCGCAAGGGCCAGGGCCTGTTGCGCGCGCCGGTGGATTGGTCGTGGCCCAGCCTGCGGCGGCGTTTCCCGTGA
- a CDS encoding (Fe-S)-binding protein codes for MLLEGYRKEIFRPMCNNSFESLHCHAHLDQDIAEALPYLNAQLGAFEYSTDPPSLTLRTQGKIIAVHPRLIAVNALKDEDEADKILRWLQNEINDAWENRHGIQPSTESAPRPKLLEILKLLPKTNCRQCGQPTCMVFAAQAMEGGKWAANCPAIDPAKGRLLDQYLAGFFGE; via the coding sequence ATGTTGCTGGAAGGCTATCGCAAGGAAATCTTTCGGCCCATGTGCAACAACAGCTTTGAGTCGTTGCACTGTCACGCCCACCTGGATCAAGACATCGCCGAGGCGCTGCCCTACCTGAACGCCCAACTGGGCGCCTTCGAGTACTCCACCGACCCGCCCAGCCTGACCCTGCGCACCCAGGGCAAGATCATCGCCGTGCATCCGCGCTTGATCGCCGTCAACGCCCTCAAGGACGAAGACGAAGCCGACAAGATTTTGCGCTGGCTGCAAAACGAGATCAACGACGCCTGGGAAAACCGCCACGGCATCCAGCCCAGCACCGAGAGCGCGCCTCGGCCCAAACTCCTGGAGATACTAAAGCTTTTGCCCAAGACCAACTGCCGCCAATGCGGCCAGCCCACCTGCATGGTTTTCGCGGCCCAGGCCATGGAGGGCGGCAAGTGGGCGGCCAACTGCCCGGCCATCGACCCGGCAAAGGGGCGTTTGCTCGATCAATACCTGGCCGGCTTTTTTGGCGAGTGA
- a CDS encoding arsenate reductase ArsC, with amino-acid sequence MPRVLFVCTHNSARSQMAQAYLRQMAGQRFQVDSAGLEPTQLNPLAVEVMAEEGLDISEQRPQSVFELYRQGNLYDYVITVCESERESLCPVFPGITKRLHLPFDDPAQLTGGHDERLAGARRIRDQIKQAVGRLAEELA; translated from the coding sequence GTGCCCAGAGTATTGTTCGTCTGCACCCACAACAGCGCCCGCAGCCAGATGGCCCAAGCCTACCTGCGCCAGATGGCCGGCCAGCGCTTCCAGGTCGACAGCGCCGGCCTGGAGCCCACCCAGCTAAACCCCCTGGCCGTGGAGGTCATGGCCGAGGAAGGCCTCGACATCAGCGAGCAGAGGCCCCAAAGCGTCTTCGAGCTCTATCGCCAGGGCAATCTTTACGATTACGTCATCACCGTCTGCGAAAGCGAGCGCGAAAGCCTCTGCCCGGTCTTTCCCGGCATCACCAAGCGCCTGCACCTGCCCTTTGACGACCCGGCCCAACTGACCGGCGGCCACGATGAGCGCCTGGCCGGGGCCCGCCGCATCCGCGACCAGATCAAACAGGCCGTCGGCCGCCTGGCCGAGGAGCTGGCCTGA
- a CDS encoding ArsR/SmtB family transcription factor, whose translation MRETVTIAKAMAEENRLRVLLALDAGQLCACQITELLGLAPSTVSRHMAILCQAGLVESWKDGRWVHFRLAEGAAQAREAMDWARKWLAPSAQAQADAKRLAEVLSQDKEELCGRLGKCRK comes from the coding sequence ATGCGCGAAACAGTCACCATCGCCAAGGCCATGGCCGAGGAAAACCGCCTGCGCGTCCTGCTGGCCCTGGACGCGGGCCAACTCTGCGCCTGCCAGATCACCGAGTTGCTGGGCCTGGCCCCCTCGACGGTCTCGCGGCACATGGCCATTTTGTGCCAGGCCGGCCTGGTCGAAAGCTGGAAGGACGGCCGCTGGGTCCATTTCCGCCTGGCCGAGGGCGCGGCCCAGGCCAGGGAGGCCATGGACTGGGCCCGCAAGTGGCTGGCCCCCAGCGCCCAGGCCCAGGCCGACGCCAAGCGTTTGGCCGAGGTGCTGAGCCAAGACAAGGAAGAACTCTGCGGGAGGCTGGGCAAGTGTCGAAAATAA
- a CDS encoding arsenate reductase ArsC — protein MSKIKILYLCTGNSCRSQMAEGFTNALRGDLFVAQSAGVAPGRVDPLAVAVMAESGVDISGQRSKDVEQFIGQSWDWVVTLCDNARESCPFFPGPARRVHRGFDDPPFLAQSAKNEDEALAIYRRVRDEIKAMVLGLPGSLQD, from the coding sequence GTGTCGAAAATAAAAATACTTTATCTGTGCACGGGCAATTCCTGCCGCAGCCAGATGGCCGAGGGCTTCACCAACGCCCTGCGCGGCGATCTGTTCGTGGCCCAAAGCGCCGGCGTCGCGCCCGGCCGCGTGGACCCGCTGGCCGTGGCGGTGATGGCCGAGTCCGGGGTGGACATCTCGGGCCAGCGCTCCAAGGACGTCGAGCAATTCATTGGCCAAAGCTGGGACTGGGTGGTGACTCTCTGCGACAACGCCCGCGAGTCGTGCCCGTTTTTCCCCGGCCCGGCGCGGCGCGTCCACCGCGGCTTTGACGATCCGCCGTTTTTGGCCCAAAGCGCCAAAAACGAGGACGAGGCCCTGGCCATCTACCGCCGCGTGCGCGACGAGATCAAGGCCATGGTCCTGGGCCTGCCCGGCTCCTTGCAAGACTGA